In the Diachasmimorpha longicaudata isolate KC_UGA_2023 chromosome 1, iyDiaLong2, whole genome shotgun sequence genome, one interval contains:
- the LOC135163484 gene encoding poly(A)-specific ribonuclease PARN-like isoform X5 codes for MEVTRENFQDVLQELDDVLPKATFLGIDSEFTGLNSGPEGKPFDTPAQYYVKLRSGCMDFLLVQFGLSVFTHDVATNKYSQRTYNFYVFPHPLNRTAPDCRFMCQASSIAFLARQGFDFNKLFTKGIPYLTSIEEDKLVKRYEEKQKIRGEGLDMISISEEDKPQISEICKRIDEFLKSEAEELVIERCNGYIRRLAHQEVRQRWPKKIRLESRVEGGSQNLVVYRMGSKEEEEKKEKERQKKERMEIKEAVGLSALLRKIADSEKLIVGHNMLLDLCHIVHQFFGPLPESYSEFKSLIHGLFPKLIDTKVISSRAPFKDLIPSSILNHMLETVNKDPFSVPEITAIDNRSYTKGDAVYHEAGFDAYATGLCFVAMANYLGSQQTTKVHTVLPDSELLHPFINKLLIVRLKDFPYINLVGADPNPNRDHVFHVTFPKHWKLSNLSQTFNPWGGVYVSWLSDTTAYVGLNRREQAPGLRKKVKKNGQLGDCQIQTYTRHQASTESIKDNNTEVDRKRKQPPTE; via the exons ATGGAGGTGACTCGTGAGA ATTTTCAAGACGTTCTTCAGGAGCTTGATGATGTTCTTCCAAAAGCTACATTCCTGGGGATTGATAGCGAATTTACCGGGCTGAATTCTGGGCCGGAGGGTAAACCTTTCGATACACCTGCTCAATACTACGTCAAGTTGAGATCCGGCTGCATGGATTTTCTACTTGTACAGTTTGGACTCTCTGTGTTTACTCATGATGTTGCAACGAACAA gtACAGTCAGAGAACGTACAACTTCTACGTTTTCCCTCATCCTTTGAACAGAACAGCTCCGGATTGTCGCTTCATGTGTCAAGCATCGAGTATAGCATTCTTAGCTCGTCAGGGatttgattttaataaattgttcACGAAGGGGATTCCCTATTTAACGTCAATAGAGGAGGACAAGTTGGTCAAACGatatgaagagaagcagaagATCAGGGGGGAGGGACTCGACATGATTTCGATATCGGAGGAAGACAAGCCTCAGATCAGTGAAATTTG TAAAAGAATCGATGAATTCCTCAAATCGGAAGCCGAGGAGCTCGTGATTGAACGATGCAATGGTTACATAAGAAGATTAGCGCACCAAGAAGTCAGACAAAGATGGCCGAAGAAAATCCGTCTTGAGAGTAGAGTAGAGGGAGGATCTCAAAACTTGGTGGTGTACAGGATGGGGTCGAAGgaagaagaagagaaaaagGAGAAGGAACGACAGAAGAAGGAGCGAATGGAGATAAAGGAAGCGGTGGGACTCAGTGCATTACTCAGAAAAATTGCAGACTCA gaaaaattgatagtgGGCCACAATATGCTTCTGGATCTCTGTCACATAGTCCATCAGTTCTTCGGACCTCTTCCAGAAAGTTACTCAGAATTCAAATCTCTCATTCACGGGTTATTCCCAAAATTAATAGACACAAAGGTTATTTCTTCTCGAGCACCATTCAAAGACCTGATCCCATCGTCGATACTCAATCACATGCTGGAAACGGTGAACAAGGATCCCTTCTCAGTGCCTGAAATAACCGCGATTGACAACAGAAGCTATACGAAGGGCGACGCGGTTTATCATGAGGCTGGGTTCGATGCTTATGCCACTGGATTGTGTTTTGTGGCTATGGCAAATTATCTAGGATCTCAACAGACTACAAAAGTACATACTGTACTACCAGACTCAGAATTACTCCATCCTTTTATAAATAA ATTGCTAATAGTGAGACTGAAGGACTTTCCCTACATTAATCTGGTTGGGGCCGATC CAAACCCCAACCGAGATCATGTGTTCCATGTAACATTCCCGAAACATTGGAAGCTCAGTAATTTGTCTCAAACTTTCAATCCCTGGG GTGGTGTGTATGTATCATGGCTATCAGATACAACAGCCTACGTGGGTTTAAATCGTCGTGAACAGGCCCCCGGTCTCAGGAAGAAAGTCAAGAAAAACGGTCAACTCGGTGACTGTCAGATTCAAACGTACACGAGGCATCAGGCATCAACCGAGTCAATCAAAGATAATAATACAGAGGTCGATCGTAAACGGAAACAACCACCAACGGAGTAA
- the LOC135163484 gene encoding poly(A)-specific ribonuclease PARN-like isoform X3: MEVTRENFQDVLQELDDVLPKATFLGIDSEFTGLNSGPEGKPFDTPAQYYVKLRSGCMDFLLVQFGLSVFTHDVATNKYSQRTYNFYVFPHPLNRTAPDCRFMCQASSIAFLARQGFDFNKLFTKGIPYLTSIEEDKLVKRYEEKQKIRGEGLDMISISEEDKPQISEICKRIDEFLKSEAEELVIERCNGYIRRLAHQEVRQRWPKKIRLESRVEGGSQNLVVYRMGSKEEEEKKEKERQKKERMEIKEAVGLSALLRKIADSEKLIVGHNMLLDLCHIVHQFFGPLPESYSEFKSLIHGLFPKLIDTKVISSRAPFKDLIPSSILNHMLETVNKDPFSVPEITAIDNRSYTKGDAVYHEAGFDAYATGLCFVAMANYLGSQQTTKVHTVLPDSELLHPFINKLLIVRLKDFPYINLVGADPNPNRDHVFHVTFPKHWKLSNLSQTFNPWGGVYVSWLSDTTAYVGLNRREQAPGLRKKVKKNGQLGDCQIQTYTRHQASTESIKDNNTEVDRKRKQPPTESDKWYLQWLCSAVWWGKWCTPGRYRKTRAGMEFWSERQHFPIRHRWLGVRIR, encoded by the exons ATGGAGGTGACTCGTGAGA ATTTTCAAGACGTTCTTCAGGAGCTTGATGATGTTCTTCCAAAAGCTACATTCCTGGGGATTGATAGCGAATTTACCGGGCTGAATTCTGGGCCGGAGGGTAAACCTTTCGATACACCTGCTCAATACTACGTCAAGTTGAGATCCGGCTGCATGGATTTTCTACTTGTACAGTTTGGACTCTCTGTGTTTACTCATGATGTTGCAACGAACAA gtACAGTCAGAGAACGTACAACTTCTACGTTTTCCCTCATCCTTTGAACAGAACAGCTCCGGATTGTCGCTTCATGTGTCAAGCATCGAGTATAGCATTCTTAGCTCGTCAGGGatttgattttaataaattgttcACGAAGGGGATTCCCTATTTAACGTCAATAGAGGAGGACAAGTTGGTCAAACGatatgaagagaagcagaagATCAGGGGGGAGGGACTCGACATGATTTCGATATCGGAGGAAGACAAGCCTCAGATCAGTGAAATTTG TAAAAGAATCGATGAATTCCTCAAATCGGAAGCCGAGGAGCTCGTGATTGAACGATGCAATGGTTACATAAGAAGATTAGCGCACCAAGAAGTCAGACAAAGATGGCCGAAGAAAATCCGTCTTGAGAGTAGAGTAGAGGGAGGATCTCAAAACTTGGTGGTGTACAGGATGGGGTCGAAGgaagaagaagagaaaaagGAGAAGGAACGACAGAAGAAGGAGCGAATGGAGATAAAGGAAGCGGTGGGACTCAGTGCATTACTCAGAAAAATTGCAGACTCA gaaaaattgatagtgGGCCACAATATGCTTCTGGATCTCTGTCACATAGTCCATCAGTTCTTCGGACCTCTTCCAGAAAGTTACTCAGAATTCAAATCTCTCATTCACGGGTTATTCCCAAAATTAATAGACACAAAGGTTATTTCTTCTCGAGCACCATTCAAAGACCTGATCCCATCGTCGATACTCAATCACATGCTGGAAACGGTGAACAAGGATCCCTTCTCAGTGCCTGAAATAACCGCGATTGACAACAGAAGCTATACGAAGGGCGACGCGGTTTATCATGAGGCTGGGTTCGATGCTTATGCCACTGGATTGTGTTTTGTGGCTATGGCAAATTATCTAGGATCTCAACAGACTACAAAAGTACATACTGTACTACCAGACTCAGAATTACTCCATCCTTTTATAAATAA ATTGCTAATAGTGAGACTGAAGGACTTTCCCTACATTAATCTGGTTGGGGCCGATC CAAACCCCAACCGAGATCATGTGTTCCATGTAACATTCCCGAAACATTGGAAGCTCAGTAATTTGTCTCAAACTTTCAATCCCTGGG GTGGTGTGTATGTATCATGGCTATCAGATACAACAGCCTACGTGGGTTTAAATCGTCGTGAACAGGCCCCCGGTCTCAGGAAGAAAGTCAAGAAAAACGGTCAACTCGGTGACTGTCAGATTCAAACGTACACGAGGCATCAGGCATCAACCGAGTCAATCAAAGATAATAATACAGAGGTCGATCGTAAACGGAAACAACCACCAACGGA GTCCGATAAGTGGTACTTGCAGTGGCTGTGTTCAGCCGTGTGGTGGGGTAAATGGTGTACACCAGGACGATACCGTAAAACGAGAGCAGGTATG GAGTTCTGGAGTGAAAGACAACACTTCCCGATCCGACACCGATGGTTGGGAGTTCGCATCAG gtaA
- the LOC135163484 gene encoding poly(A)-specific ribonuclease PARN-like isoform X6, whose protein sequence is MEVTRENFQDVLQELDDVLPKATFLGIDSEFTGLNSGPEGKPFDTPAQYYVKLRSGCMDFLLVQFGLSVFTHDVATNKYSQRTYNFYVFPHPLNRTAPDCRFMCQASSIAFLARQGFDFNKLFTKGIPYLTSIEEDKLVKRYEEKQKIRGEGLDMISISEEDKPQISEICKRIDEFLKSEAEELVIERCNGYIRRLAHQEVRQRWPKKIRLESRVEGGSQNLVVYRMGSKEEEEKKEKERQKKERMEIKEAVGLSALLRKIADSEKLIVGHNMLLDLCHIVHQFFGPLPESYSEFKSLIHGLFPKLIDTKVISSRAPFKDLIPSSILNHMLETVNKDPFSVPEITAIDNRSYTKGDAVYHEAGFDAYATGLCFVAMANYLGSQQTTKVHTVLPDSELLHPFINKLLIVRLKDFPYINLVGADPNPNRDHVFHVTFPKHWKLSNLSQTFNPWGGVYVSWLSDTTAYVGLNRREQAPGLRKKVKKNGQLGDCQIQTYTRHQASTESIKDNNTEVDRKRKQPPTE, encoded by the exons ATGGAGGTGACTCGTGAGA ATTTTCAAGACGTTCTTCAGGAGCTTGATGATGTTCTTCCAAAAGCTACATTCCTGGGGATTGATAGCGAATTTACCGGGCTGAATTCTGGGCCGGAGGGTAAACCTTTCGATACACCTGCTCAATACTACGTCAAGTTGAGATCCGGCTGCATGGATTTTCTACTTGTACAGTTTGGACTCTCTGTGTTTACTCATGATGTTGCAACGAACAA gtACAGTCAGAGAACGTACAACTTCTACGTTTTCCCTCATCCTTTGAACAGAACAGCTCCGGATTGTCGCTTCATGTGTCAAGCATCGAGTATAGCATTCTTAGCTCGTCAGGGatttgattttaataaattgttcACGAAGGGGATTCCCTATTTAACGTCAATAGAGGAGGACAAGTTGGTCAAACGatatgaagagaagcagaagATCAGGGGGGAGGGACTCGACATGATTTCGATATCGGAGGAAGACAAGCCTCAGATCAGTGAAATTTG TAAAAGAATCGATGAATTCCTCAAATCGGAAGCCGAGGAGCTCGTGATTGAACGATGCAATGGTTACATAAGAAGATTAGCGCACCAAGAAGTCAGACAAAGATGGCCGAAGAAAATCCGTCTTGAGAGTAGAGTAGAGGGAGGATCTCAAAACTTGGTGGTGTACAGGATGGGGTCGAAGgaagaagaagagaaaaagGAGAAGGAACGACAGAAGAAGGAGCGAATGGAGATAAAGGAAGCGGTGGGACTCAGTGCATTACTCAGAAAAATTGCAGACTCA gaaaaattgatagtgGGCCACAATATGCTTCTGGATCTCTGTCACATAGTCCATCAGTTCTTCGGACCTCTTCCAGAAAGTTACTCAGAATTCAAATCTCTCATTCACGGGTTATTCCCAAAATTAATAGACACAAAGGTTATTTCTTCTCGAGCACCATTCAAAGACCTGATCCCATCGTCGATACTCAATCACATGCTGGAAACGGTGAACAAGGATCCCTTCTCAGTGCCTGAAATAACCGCGATTGACAACAGAAGCTATACGAAGGGCGACGCGGTTTATCATGAGGCTGGGTTCGATGCTTATGCCACTGGATTGTGTTTTGTGGCTATGGCAAATTATCTAGGATCTCAACAGACTACAAAAGTACATACTGTACTACCAGACTCAGAATTACTCCATCCTTTTATAAATAA ATTGCTAATAGTGAGACTGAAGGACTTTCCCTACATTAATCTGGTTGGGGCCGATC CAAACCCCAACCGAGATCATGTGTTCCATGTAACATTCCCGAAACATTGGAAGCTCAGTAATTTGTCTCAAACTTTCAATCCCTGGG GTGGTGTGTATGTATCATGGCTATCAGATACAACAGCCTACGTGGGTTTAAATCGTCGTGAACAGGCCCCCGGTCTCAGGAAGAAAGTCAAGAAAAACGGTCAACTCGGTGACTGTCAGATTCAAACGTACACGAGGCATCAGGCATCAACCGAGTCAATCAAAGATAATAATACAGAGGTCGATCGTAAACGGAAACAACCACCAACGGA gtaA
- the LOC135163484 gene encoding poly(A)-specific ribonuclease PARN-like isoform X2, with translation MEVTRENFQDVLQELDDVLPKATFLGIDSEFTGLNSGPEGKPFDTPAQYYVKLRSGCMDFLLVQFGLSVFTHDVATNKYSQRTYNFYVFPHPLNRTAPDCRFMCQASSIAFLARQGFDFNKLFTKGIPYLTSIEEDKLVKRYEEKQKIRGEGLDMISISEEDKPQISEICKRIDEFLKSEAEELVIERCNGYIRRLAHQEVRQRWPKKIRLESRVEGGSQNLVVYRMGSKEEEEKKEKERQKKERMEIKEAVGLSALLRKIADSEKLIVGHNMLLDLCHIVHQFFGPLPESYSEFKSLIHGLFPKLIDTKVISSRAPFKDLIPSSILNHMLETVNKDPFSVPEITAIDNRSYTKGDAVYHEAGFDAYATGLCFVAMANYLGSQQTTKVHTVLPDSELLHPFINKLLIVRLKDFPYINLVGADPNPNRDHVFHVTFPKHWKLSNLSQTFNPWGGVYVSWLSDTTAYVGLNRREQAPGLRKKVKKNGQLGDCQIQTYTRHQASTESIKDNNTEVDRKRKQPPTESSGVKDNTSRSDTDGWEFASGKRRRKRGKGAVTENEKDAEPGGGKPFDEASWE, from the exons ATGGAGGTGACTCGTGAGA ATTTTCAAGACGTTCTTCAGGAGCTTGATGATGTTCTTCCAAAAGCTACATTCCTGGGGATTGATAGCGAATTTACCGGGCTGAATTCTGGGCCGGAGGGTAAACCTTTCGATACACCTGCTCAATACTACGTCAAGTTGAGATCCGGCTGCATGGATTTTCTACTTGTACAGTTTGGACTCTCTGTGTTTACTCATGATGTTGCAACGAACAA gtACAGTCAGAGAACGTACAACTTCTACGTTTTCCCTCATCCTTTGAACAGAACAGCTCCGGATTGTCGCTTCATGTGTCAAGCATCGAGTATAGCATTCTTAGCTCGTCAGGGatttgattttaataaattgttcACGAAGGGGATTCCCTATTTAACGTCAATAGAGGAGGACAAGTTGGTCAAACGatatgaagagaagcagaagATCAGGGGGGAGGGACTCGACATGATTTCGATATCGGAGGAAGACAAGCCTCAGATCAGTGAAATTTG TAAAAGAATCGATGAATTCCTCAAATCGGAAGCCGAGGAGCTCGTGATTGAACGATGCAATGGTTACATAAGAAGATTAGCGCACCAAGAAGTCAGACAAAGATGGCCGAAGAAAATCCGTCTTGAGAGTAGAGTAGAGGGAGGATCTCAAAACTTGGTGGTGTACAGGATGGGGTCGAAGgaagaagaagagaaaaagGAGAAGGAACGACAGAAGAAGGAGCGAATGGAGATAAAGGAAGCGGTGGGACTCAGTGCATTACTCAGAAAAATTGCAGACTCA gaaaaattgatagtgGGCCACAATATGCTTCTGGATCTCTGTCACATAGTCCATCAGTTCTTCGGACCTCTTCCAGAAAGTTACTCAGAATTCAAATCTCTCATTCACGGGTTATTCCCAAAATTAATAGACACAAAGGTTATTTCTTCTCGAGCACCATTCAAAGACCTGATCCCATCGTCGATACTCAATCACATGCTGGAAACGGTGAACAAGGATCCCTTCTCAGTGCCTGAAATAACCGCGATTGACAACAGAAGCTATACGAAGGGCGACGCGGTTTATCATGAGGCTGGGTTCGATGCTTATGCCACTGGATTGTGTTTTGTGGCTATGGCAAATTATCTAGGATCTCAACAGACTACAAAAGTACATACTGTACTACCAGACTCAGAATTACTCCATCCTTTTATAAATAA ATTGCTAATAGTGAGACTGAAGGACTTTCCCTACATTAATCTGGTTGGGGCCGATC CAAACCCCAACCGAGATCATGTGTTCCATGTAACATTCCCGAAACATTGGAAGCTCAGTAATTTGTCTCAAACTTTCAATCCCTGGG GTGGTGTGTATGTATCATGGCTATCAGATACAACAGCCTACGTGGGTTTAAATCGTCGTGAACAGGCCCCCGGTCTCAGGAAGAAAGTCAAGAAAAACGGTCAACTCGGTGACTGTCAGATTCAAACGTACACGAGGCATCAGGCATCAACCGAGTCAATCAAAGATAATAATACAGAGGTCGATCGTAAACGGAAACAACCACCAACGGA GAGTTCTGGAGTGAAAGACAACACTTCCCGATCCGACACCGATGGTTGGGAGTTCGCATCAG gtaAACGAAGACGGAAGCGTGGCAAGGGTGCGGTCACGGAAAACGAGAAGGACGCAGAGCCAGGTGGCGGGAAACCATTCGACGAGGCCTCTTGGGAGTAA
- the LOC135163484 gene encoding poly(A)-specific ribonuclease PARN-like isoform X1, which produces MEVTRENFQDVLQELDDVLPKATFLGIDSEFTGLNSGPEGKPFDTPAQYYVKLRSGCMDFLLVQFGLSVFTHDVATNKYSQRTYNFYVFPHPLNRTAPDCRFMCQASSIAFLARQGFDFNKLFTKGIPYLTSIEEDKLVKRYEEKQKIRGEGLDMISISEEDKPQISEICKRIDEFLKSEAEELVIERCNGYIRRLAHQEVRQRWPKKIRLESRVEGGSQNLVVYRMGSKEEEEKKEKERQKKERMEIKEAVGLSALLRKIADSEKLIVGHNMLLDLCHIVHQFFGPLPESYSEFKSLIHGLFPKLIDTKVISSRAPFKDLIPSSILNHMLETVNKDPFSVPEITAIDNRSYTKGDAVYHEAGFDAYATGLCFVAMANYLGSQQTTKVHTVLPDSELLHPFINKLLIVRLKDFPYINLVGADPNPNRDHVFHVTFPKHWKLSNLSQTFNPWGGVYVSWLSDTTAYVGLNRREQAPGLRKKVKKNGQLGDCQIQTYTRHQASTESIKDNNTEVDRKRKQPPTESSGVKDNTSRSDTDGWEFASGNPQDRQKPQKFVTQPTFSQRFFKLLFILLFILSLSYNLLNIPLYLYLYELHNQLLLYKPPGLDKTLMAPLNM; this is translated from the exons ATGGAGGTGACTCGTGAGA ATTTTCAAGACGTTCTTCAGGAGCTTGATGATGTTCTTCCAAAAGCTACATTCCTGGGGATTGATAGCGAATTTACCGGGCTGAATTCTGGGCCGGAGGGTAAACCTTTCGATACACCTGCTCAATACTACGTCAAGTTGAGATCCGGCTGCATGGATTTTCTACTTGTACAGTTTGGACTCTCTGTGTTTACTCATGATGTTGCAACGAACAA gtACAGTCAGAGAACGTACAACTTCTACGTTTTCCCTCATCCTTTGAACAGAACAGCTCCGGATTGTCGCTTCATGTGTCAAGCATCGAGTATAGCATTCTTAGCTCGTCAGGGatttgattttaataaattgttcACGAAGGGGATTCCCTATTTAACGTCAATAGAGGAGGACAAGTTGGTCAAACGatatgaagagaagcagaagATCAGGGGGGAGGGACTCGACATGATTTCGATATCGGAGGAAGACAAGCCTCAGATCAGTGAAATTTG TAAAAGAATCGATGAATTCCTCAAATCGGAAGCCGAGGAGCTCGTGATTGAACGATGCAATGGTTACATAAGAAGATTAGCGCACCAAGAAGTCAGACAAAGATGGCCGAAGAAAATCCGTCTTGAGAGTAGAGTAGAGGGAGGATCTCAAAACTTGGTGGTGTACAGGATGGGGTCGAAGgaagaagaagagaaaaagGAGAAGGAACGACAGAAGAAGGAGCGAATGGAGATAAAGGAAGCGGTGGGACTCAGTGCATTACTCAGAAAAATTGCAGACTCA gaaaaattgatagtgGGCCACAATATGCTTCTGGATCTCTGTCACATAGTCCATCAGTTCTTCGGACCTCTTCCAGAAAGTTACTCAGAATTCAAATCTCTCATTCACGGGTTATTCCCAAAATTAATAGACACAAAGGTTATTTCTTCTCGAGCACCATTCAAAGACCTGATCCCATCGTCGATACTCAATCACATGCTGGAAACGGTGAACAAGGATCCCTTCTCAGTGCCTGAAATAACCGCGATTGACAACAGAAGCTATACGAAGGGCGACGCGGTTTATCATGAGGCTGGGTTCGATGCTTATGCCACTGGATTGTGTTTTGTGGCTATGGCAAATTATCTAGGATCTCAACAGACTACAAAAGTACATACTGTACTACCAGACTCAGAATTACTCCATCCTTTTATAAATAA ATTGCTAATAGTGAGACTGAAGGACTTTCCCTACATTAATCTGGTTGGGGCCGATC CAAACCCCAACCGAGATCATGTGTTCCATGTAACATTCCCGAAACATTGGAAGCTCAGTAATTTGTCTCAAACTTTCAATCCCTGGG GTGGTGTGTATGTATCATGGCTATCAGATACAACAGCCTACGTGGGTTTAAATCGTCGTGAACAGGCCCCCGGTCTCAGGAAGAAAGTCAAGAAAAACGGTCAACTCGGTGACTGTCAGATTCAAACGTACACGAGGCATCAGGCATCAACCGAGTCAATCAAAGATAATAATACAGAGGTCGATCGTAAACGGAAACAACCACCAACGGA GAGTTCTGGAGTGAAAGACAACACTTCCCGATCCGACACCGATGGTTGGGAGTTCGCATCAGGTAATCCTCAGGACCGCCAAAAGCCCCAAAAATTCGTAACTCAACCGACTTTCTCCCAGAGATTTTTCAAACTGCTCTTCATCCTCCTCTTCATCCTttctctctcttacaatctccTCAACATCCCTTTGTACCTTTATCTTTACGAACTTCACAACCAACTACTTCTCTATAAACCCCCAGGGCTGGATAAGACACTTATGGCCCCACTGAATATGTAG
- the LOC135163484 gene encoding poly(A)-specific ribonuclease PARN-like isoform X4, with translation MDFLLVQFGLSVFTHDVATNKYSQRTYNFYVFPHPLNRTAPDCRFMCQASSIAFLARQGFDFNKLFTKGIPYLTSIEEDKLVKRYEEKQKIRGEGLDMISISEEDKPQISEICKRIDEFLKSEAEELVIERCNGYIRRLAHQEVRQRWPKKIRLESRVEGGSQNLVVYRMGSKEEEEKKEKERQKKERMEIKEAVGLSALLRKIADSEKLIVGHNMLLDLCHIVHQFFGPLPESYSEFKSLIHGLFPKLIDTKVISSRAPFKDLIPSSILNHMLETVNKDPFSVPEITAIDNRSYTKGDAVYHEAGFDAYATGLCFVAMANYLGSQQTTKVHTVLPDSELLHPFINKLLIVRLKDFPYINLVGADPNPNRDHVFHVTFPKHWKLSNLSQTFNPWGGVYVSWLSDTTAYVGLNRREQAPGLRKKVKKNGQLGDCQIQTYTRHQASTESIKDNNTEVDRKRKQPPTESSGVKDNTSRSDTDGWEFASGNPQDRQKPQKFVTQPTFSQRFFKLLFILLFILSLSYNLLNIPLYLYLYELHNQLLLYKPPGLDKTLMAPLNM, from the exons ATGGATTTTCTACTTGTACAGTTTGGACTCTCTGTGTTTACTCATGATGTTGCAACGAACAA gtACAGTCAGAGAACGTACAACTTCTACGTTTTCCCTCATCCTTTGAACAGAACAGCTCCGGATTGTCGCTTCATGTGTCAAGCATCGAGTATAGCATTCTTAGCTCGTCAGGGatttgattttaataaattgttcACGAAGGGGATTCCCTATTTAACGTCAATAGAGGAGGACAAGTTGGTCAAACGatatgaagagaagcagaagATCAGGGGGGAGGGACTCGACATGATTTCGATATCGGAGGAAGACAAGCCTCAGATCAGTGAAATTTG TAAAAGAATCGATGAATTCCTCAAATCGGAAGCCGAGGAGCTCGTGATTGAACGATGCAATGGTTACATAAGAAGATTAGCGCACCAAGAAGTCAGACAAAGATGGCCGAAGAAAATCCGTCTTGAGAGTAGAGTAGAGGGAGGATCTCAAAACTTGGTGGTGTACAGGATGGGGTCGAAGgaagaagaagagaaaaagGAGAAGGAACGACAGAAGAAGGAGCGAATGGAGATAAAGGAAGCGGTGGGACTCAGTGCATTACTCAGAAAAATTGCAGACTCA gaaaaattgatagtgGGCCACAATATGCTTCTGGATCTCTGTCACATAGTCCATCAGTTCTTCGGACCTCTTCCAGAAAGTTACTCAGAATTCAAATCTCTCATTCACGGGTTATTCCCAAAATTAATAGACACAAAGGTTATTTCTTCTCGAGCACCATTCAAAGACCTGATCCCATCGTCGATACTCAATCACATGCTGGAAACGGTGAACAAGGATCCCTTCTCAGTGCCTGAAATAACCGCGATTGACAACAGAAGCTATACGAAGGGCGACGCGGTTTATCATGAGGCTGGGTTCGATGCTTATGCCACTGGATTGTGTTTTGTGGCTATGGCAAATTATCTAGGATCTCAACAGACTACAAAAGTACATACTGTACTACCAGACTCAGAATTACTCCATCCTTTTATAAATAA ATTGCTAATAGTGAGACTGAAGGACTTTCCCTACATTAATCTGGTTGGGGCCGATC CAAACCCCAACCGAGATCATGTGTTCCATGTAACATTCCCGAAACATTGGAAGCTCAGTAATTTGTCTCAAACTTTCAATCCCTGGG GTGGTGTGTATGTATCATGGCTATCAGATACAACAGCCTACGTGGGTTTAAATCGTCGTGAACAGGCCCCCGGTCTCAGGAAGAAAGTCAAGAAAAACGGTCAACTCGGTGACTGTCAGATTCAAACGTACACGAGGCATCAGGCATCAACCGAGTCAATCAAAGATAATAATACAGAGGTCGATCGTAAACGGAAACAACCACCAACGGA GAGTTCTGGAGTGAAAGACAACACTTCCCGATCCGACACCGATGGTTGGGAGTTCGCATCAGGTAATCCTCAGGACCGCCAAAAGCCCCAAAAATTCGTAACTCAACCGACTTTCTCCCAGAGATTTTTCAAACTGCTCTTCATCCTCCTCTTCATCCTttctctctcttacaatctccTCAACATCCCTTTGTACCTTTATCTTTACGAACTTCACAACCAACTACTTCTCTATAAACCCCCAGGGCTGGATAAGACACTTATGGCCCCACTGAATATGTAG